The Miscanthus floridulus cultivar M001 chromosome 7, ASM1932011v1, whole genome shotgun sequence genome includes a region encoding these proteins:
- the LOC136464039 gene encoding protein INAPERTURATE POLLEN 1 homolog, translated as MPRPQPPGRGTPGARRPIWDFFAAWLATLRSPLLPLLRRALSSSSSSGSWDDPLSSVAAAVEAHFQAHWSALDAAARQDPARVIAAGDWRSPLELPFLWLGDVHPSLLTSLLRTLSPSPRLLAAVDRVDRRIRAAVPAVSDRLRRAQEAFVATEATGAADVEAFLEDLKGVALEANRLRRGVLSDLVAAAGGYQAALYLEALSRFVLSMHDPEVLRRFDQYRASPGS; from the coding sequence ATGCCGCGGCCCCAGCCGCCGGGCCGCGGGACCCCGGGCGCCAGGCGGCCGATCTGGGACTTCTTCGCCGCTTGGCTCGCCACCCTCCGCTCCCCGCTCCTCCCGCTGCTCCGCCGcgcgctctcctcctcctcctcgtccggcTCCTGGGACGACCCGCTCTCCTCCGTCGCCGCGGCCGTCGAGGCTCACTTCCAGGCGCACTGGTCCGCGCTCGACGCCGCCGCACGCCAGGACCCGGCGCGGGTCATCGCCGCGGGGGACTGGCGGTCCCCGCTCGAGCTCCCCTTCCTGTGGCTTGGCGACGTCCACCCCTCCCTCCTTACCTCGCTCCTCCGCACGCTCTCGCCCTCGCCGCGACTCCTCGCCGCCGTCGACCGCGTCGACCGCCGGATCCGCGCCGCCGTCCCTGCCGTCTCCGACCGCCTCCGCCGGGCCCAGGAAGCCTTCGTGGCCACCGAGGCTACCGGCGCCGCCGACGTGGAGGCTTTCTTGGAGGATCTCAAGGGCGTTGCACTCGAGGCCAACCGGCTCCGTCGGGGCGTACTCTCGgacctcgtcgccgccgccgggggGTACCAGGCGGCGCTGTACCTCGAGGCGCTCTCGCGCTTCGTGTTGTCCATGCACGACCCCGAGGTGCTCCGCCGCTTCGACCAGTACCGCGCATCGCCTGGTAGCTAG